From the genome of Adhaeribacter pallidiroseus:
CCGCTTTATCGGCGGCGTTTGAAGCCAAAGGAGTAGAATTTAAAAATGTTTTAAAAATGGGCCGTACGCAGTTACAAGATGCGGTACCTATGTCCATGGGCGATGAGTTCCGGGGTTTTGCCAATACTCTGGCCGAAGAAGTAGGCCGCCTGGAAGATGCCAAACAATTAATGGCCGAAATTAACATGGGCGCTACGGCCATTGGTACAGCAGTAAACGCGCCCGAAGGTTACCCCGCCCTAGTAACCAAAATTTTGGCCGATATTACGGGCTTGCCTCTGTACCTGGCCCCCGATTTAATTGAAGCTACCTCCGATACGGGCGCTTACGTGCAGCTTTCCGGGGTTTTAAAACGCACGGCGGTTAAAATTTCGAAAATCTGCAACGATTTACGTTTGCTGTCTTCTGGTCCGCGTACCGGGTTCTTCGAGATTAGTTTGCCGCAAATGCAGCCGGGTTCTTCTATTATGCCGGGCAAAGTAAACCCGGTAATTCCGGAAGTAGTAAACCAAACCGCGTACTACGTTATTGGTGCCGATTTAACCATTACCATGGCTGCTGAGGCGGGGCAATTGCAGCTTAATGTAATGGAGCCGGTTATTTCTTTCGCGCTATTTACCTCTATCAGTTACATGACCAATGCGTGTTATACCCTTCGCGAAAAATGCGTGTTGGGCATTGTAGCTAACAGTGCCCGCACTCAGGAAATGGTGATGCACAGCATTGGTATAGTAACTATCCTTAACCCGATTATTGGTTACGAAGCGGCGGCAGCTACGGCCAAAGAAGCTTTGCAAACCGGCAAATCGGTGTACCAAATAGTGGTTAAAGAAAAACAACTGGTAACTCAGGAAAAATGGGACGAATTGTATTCTTTCGAAAACCTGATAAAGCCAAAATTTGTGCAGAGTTAAATCTTGCTATCTAAAGTGCCTCCCTAAGTAAACCTGCCTGATCCGGAAAGGCAGGTTTTTGCTTTCTTAAAAATAACATTCGTCAGCTAACTTCCTGCATTAGTTAAAATTTTAAAAAACAGCCATAAACCGCTTATAGTCGTAACCGTAGTAGTAAGTAAAAGCTACTTTAAATAACGATCCTTTAAAAGGCATTTGTTATTTCACATTAGGGTAGGCTTATAGCTACTTTAGAAAAAATATTTTAAAAATACAGGAGGTTGGTATATCTAACCTGAAGCTCTATATATAATTTCTGTAATTTTATGTAAATTTAGTGGTTCTTAAAAAAATAAGATTATGCTTAAGTTATCTACTTTTTTGTTTCTGTTGGTGTTAGTTATGGGTGTTTCGTGTAAGGAAATAGATAAGTTGCTTACATTTGAAATGGAAAATAGCCAAATTATTACATTAGATTCTGGTTTTCCGTTAAATAGCAGTGTGGTGTCGCTTCCCATGGACATCACCACAAACTCGGAAGATGAGTTTAAAAATAATAATACCCAGGCCGAGTTTGTAAAAGATATTACCTTAAAAGATTTTAAGCTGACTATAACCGATCCCCCCTCCCAGGATTTTAGTTTTTTAAAAAACGCTAAAGTGTATATCGCTTTGCCCGACAATACCGAAGAAGTACTCTTGGCCTACCGGGACGATATTCCCGATACGATTGGCAATACCATGGAACTGACCTCTACAAACGTGGAATTGGATAAATACGTGAAAGCGCCTTCTTTCAAGATTCGTACGGAAACTACCTTTGATAAATCAGTTACCAGTGCTATTACCTTGCGGGCCGACATGAAATTTAACGTAACCGCCGATCCGTTGTAGTAAAACATTAAGCAGGTAAAAGCTGTTTTTAAACTCCCGCTCGTACAAGCGGGAGTTTTTTATATAATTTTCTACAAAACACATTTTCAACATAAGGCAATCTGGATTTACAAATTTTAAAAAAAAGTTTATCCGTATATTTGCCAGCCAAAATAGATAGTATATTATGCAGATATCCGAAACAAATAAGTTGCAGAAGATTATAATTGTGGGTGACCGGGTATTAATAAAGCCGAAATCTGCCAAAGATCAGACCAAAAGTGGTTTGTTTTTGCCGCCGGGCGTGCAGGAAAAAGAAAAAGTACAGGAAGGTTACGTAATGAAAGTAGGGCCGGGTTATCCTATTCCGGCCGATTATACTTTTGAGGAAGAAACATGGAACCAAAACGAACCCGAAGAAGATGTTCGCTACATTCCTTTGCAAGCCAAAGAAGGCGATTTAGCCATTTACCTGCAACGCGATGCTATTGAAATTAACTACCA
Proteins encoded in this window:
- a CDS encoding co-chaperone GroES; the encoded protein is MQISETNKLQKIIIVGDRVLIKPKSAKDQTKSGLFLPPGVQEKEKVQEGYVMKVGPGYPIPADYTFEEETWNQNEPEEDVRYIPLQAKEGDLAIYLQRDAIEINYQQERYFIVPQAAVLMLIREEDLD
- the aspA gene encoding aspartate ammonia-lyase encodes the protein MMNNTRIEHDFIGEKEIPADVYYGVQTLRALENFNITGQRISQEPFFVQALAYVKKGAAMANRDLGVLDPTIADYIIKACDQLIAGKYLEQFPSDMIQGGAGTSVNMNANEVIANVALEMMGHAKGEYQYCHPNNHVNFSQSTNDAYPTAFRIAILNKLTAYTQALTALSAAFEAKGVEFKNVLKMGRTQLQDAVPMSMGDEFRGFANTLAEEVGRLEDAKQLMAEINMGATAIGTAVNAPEGYPALVTKILADITGLPLYLAPDLIEATSDTGAYVQLSGVLKRTAVKISKICNDLRLLSSGPRTGFFEISLPQMQPGSSIMPGKVNPVIPEVVNQTAYYVIGADLTITMAAEAGQLQLNVMEPVISFALFTSISYMTNACYTLREKCVLGIVANSARTQEMVMHSIGIVTILNPIIGYEAAAATAKEALQTGKSVYQIVVKEKQLVTQEKWDELYSFENLIKPKFVQS